The Streptomonospora litoralis genome window below encodes:
- a CDS encoding PGPGW domain-containing protein translates to MHSHPVLSWTWRTVVATVGLVILLAGLIMCVTPGPGAAGIILGLAILATEFAWARGVLRFARAWAHRAKERALEKARRRRMGRRNARSV, encoded by the coding sequence ATGCACTCCCATCCCGTGCTGAGTTGGACCTGGCGCACGGTGGTCGCCACTGTGGGCCTGGTGATCCTGCTCGCCGGGCTGATCATGTGTGTGACACCGGGCCCGGGAGCCGCGGGGATCATCCTCGGCCTCGCGATCCTGGCGACCGAGTTCGCCTGGGCGCGCGGGGTGCTGCGCTTCGCACGCGCCTGGGCGCACCGCGCCAAGGAACGCGCTCTGGAGAAAGCACGGCGGCGCCGCATGGGACGCCGGAACGCCCGATCGGTGTGA
- a CDS encoding bifunctional 4-hydroxy-2-oxoglutarate aldolase/2-dehydro-3-deoxy-phosphogluconate aldolase has product MAILRGMPAADTVALASRAWDLGITAVEVPARDAQGMEALRATVRAGAERGLAVGAGTVVTAEQVRAVAATGAAFTVAPGFDPEVMAASEEAAMPHLPGVATPTEVQGVLRVGGRWVKAFPASVLGPEWISALHGPFPDVRVVATGGVDGRNARDFLAAGARMVAVGSALADPDQVPLLAEL; this is encoded by the coding sequence ATGGCCATCCTGCGCGGCATGCCGGCAGCGGACACGGTCGCCCTCGCGAGCCGGGCCTGGGATCTGGGGATCACCGCGGTCGAGGTGCCCGCCCGCGACGCCCAGGGCATGGAGGCGCTGCGGGCGACGGTGCGGGCGGGTGCCGAACGCGGACTCGCGGTGGGTGCGGGCACGGTCGTCACCGCCGAGCAGGTCCGCGCGGTCGCGGCCACAGGCGCCGCCTTCACCGTGGCGCCCGGATTCGACCCGGAGGTCATGGCCGCCTCGGAGGAGGCCGCCATGCCCCACCTGCCAGGTGTGGCCACACCCACCGAGGTTCAGGGGGTGCTGCGCGTCGGCGGACGCTGGGTGAAGGCGTTCCCGGCGTCGGTGCTCGGCCCGGAGTGGATCAGCGCGCTGCACGGACCGTTCCCCGATGTGCGCGTAGTGGCCACCGGAGGCGTCGACGGCCGCAACGCGCGGGACTTCCTGGCGGCGGGTGCACGCATGGTGGCGGTGGGATCCGCCCTAGCCGATCCCGACCAGGTTCCGCTCCTGGCCGAGCTGTGA
- a CDS encoding FAD-dependent oxidoreductase → MRVVVVGAGIAGLALAAALTRDDARVTVLEQAHDPSPVGAGVELTPNSLRPLRRLGLGPALDRTAVLPLSRDVLRWHDDHLLDRSPLGEDQADRYGAPTLTLLRSDLHRALREALPAGTVQTGRYVTDLLESSDGVALRCADGRRTHGDLAIGADGANSLMRSLLNTDRYRPARRLIYRGLAPAERVPEVCARARVNVWAGGDRYISCYPVAGGDQVSFTAAVPSGARDPGSWTAQRRIGDLAAAFGGWSPSALGLISAAEWVGVRDVHDHAPIPVWQRGRIALMGDAAHPTLPFFAQSTNQALEDAVALASCLRGADSLTAGPALERYAAARKRRTDRLHAITREILDALRAGGERSPEAWLRVVADAEEANADWIYGTDPADDGLRPVGADPAAG, encoded by the coding sequence GTGCGAGTTGTGGTAGTGGGGGCGGGAATCGCCGGTCTTGCGCTGGCGGCCGCGCTTACCCGCGACGACGCCCGGGTGACCGTGCTGGAGCAGGCCCACGACCCCTCCCCCGTCGGAGCCGGAGTGGAGCTGACCCCCAATTCCCTGCGGCCGCTGCGGCGCCTGGGATTGGGGCCGGCGCTGGATCGCACGGCGGTGCTCCCGCTCTCGCGCGACGTCCTGCGCTGGCACGACGACCACCTGCTGGACCGCTCTCCGCTGGGCGAGGACCAGGCCGACCGCTACGGCGCCCCCACGCTGACCCTGCTGCGCTCCGATTTGCACCGGGCGCTGCGCGAGGCGCTGCCCGCCGGCACGGTACAGACCGGCCGCTATGTCACCGACCTGCTGGAGAGCAGCGACGGTGTCGCGCTGCGCTGCGCCGACGGCCGCCGAACCCACGGCGACCTGGCCATCGGCGCCGACGGCGCCAACTCGCTGATGCGCAGCCTGCTCAACACCGACCGCTACCGCCCGGCCCGGCGGCTGATCTACCGCGGCCTGGCCCCGGCCGAGCGCGTCCCCGAGGTGTGCGCGCGGGCCCGGGTGAACGTATGGGCCGGGGGCGACCGCTACATCTCCTGCTACCCGGTCGCGGGAGGCGATCAGGTGAGTTTCACCGCGGCGGTGCCCTCGGGGGCGCGCGATCCCGGCTCCTGGACCGCTCAGCGGCGCATCGGCGACCTCGCCGCCGCGTTCGGCGGGTGGAGCCCGTCGGCGCTGGGGCTGATCTCGGCGGCCGAGTGGGTAGGTGTGCGCGACGTCCACGACCACGCGCCCATCCCCGTGTGGCAGCGCGGCCGGATCGCGCTGATGGGCGACGCCGCCCACCCCACGCTCCCCTTCTTCGCGCAGTCGACCAACCAGGCCCTCGAGGACGCCGTGGCCCTGGCCTCCTGCCTGCGGGGCGCGGACTCGCTGACGGCGGGGCCCGCGCTGGAGCGCTACGCCGCGGCCCGCAAGCGGCGCACCGACCGGTTGCACGCCATCACCCGCGAGATCCTGGACGCGCTGCGGGCCGGCGGCGAACGCTCGCCCGAGGCGTGGCTGCGCGTGGTGGCCGACGCGGAGGAGGCCAACGCCGACTGGATCTACGGCACCGACCCGGCCGACGACGGACTGCGGCCCGTCGGCGCCGACCCGGCGGCGGGCTGA
- a CDS encoding FadR/GntR family transcriptional regulator: MAAYSERGVHGQTVQLLGERVVSGRIAEGETIDLAALSGELDLSLTAIREAIRVLGAKGLVGSRQRKGTYVRPRSDWNLLDPDVVKWQVAAGAGEAFFRNLAELRGALEPTAARLAALRRTEDHVAQLRAAVRDIAETHDSSPEDAAESDLRWHRALLAATGNELYTRSDIFISAGLIERDRLVHSGTHKDPVPSHTAVTEAVAAGDPAAAESAMRSLLEQADEDLLRAAGDDAPHDGLERPE, encoded by the coding sequence ATGGCGGCCTACTCGGAACGCGGAGTCCACGGCCAGACCGTGCAACTGCTGGGCGAACGCGTGGTGTCCGGAAGGATCGCCGAGGGGGAGACGATCGACCTGGCCGCACTGAGCGGCGAGCTGGACCTGAGCCTCACCGCGATCCGGGAGGCGATCCGGGTTCTGGGGGCGAAGGGGCTGGTCGGATCCCGCCAGCGCAAGGGCACCTACGTGCGTCCGCGGTCGGACTGGAACCTGCTCGACCCCGATGTGGTCAAGTGGCAGGTCGCCGCGGGCGCGGGCGAGGCGTTCTTCCGCAACCTGGCCGAACTGCGGGGGGCACTGGAGCCGACCGCGGCCCGGCTGGCGGCGCTGCGCCGCACCGAGGACCACGTGGCCCAGCTGCGCGCTGCCGTGCGGGACATCGCCGAGACACACGACTCATCCCCGGAGGACGCCGCCGAAAGCGACTTGCGCTGGCATCGCGCGCTGCTGGCCGCCACCGGCAACGAGCTCTACACCCGCTCCGACATCTTCATCTCCGCGGGCCTGATCGAGCGCGACCGCCTGGTGCACTCCGGCACGCACAAGGACCCGGTACCCAGCCACACCGCTGTCACGGAGGCCGTCGCTGCGGGGGACCCGGCGGCGGCCGAAAGCGCGATGCGCTCGCTGCTGGAGCAGGCCGACGAGGACCTGCTGCGGGCCGCCGGCGACGACGCGCCCCACGACGGACTGGAGAGACCCGAATGA
- a CDS encoding SMP-30/gluconolactonase/LRE family protein: MDTPAQRWTTERFQLGEGLRWTPSGLVGVDILTGRLLALDTEAPVRPVRILAQLDGPLGAVAPVRGAAGRFIAATGPGVAVLTVGADHDLQVEWLARPEDGAPTAMRMNDGCCDPAGRFWAGSMAYDETEHAGALYRVDPDRGVHRVLEGYTVPNGPAFSPDGGLMYLADSADGRIDAYTVTADGDLDGGRVFARVSEGGPDGMQVDAAGHLWAAVWGASRVHRYTPDGRLDRVIALPAAQPTSVCVVGAETPHLFVSSAAIGLEPGGEHDGAVYRAAVDVPAPPAAAFGAPS, translated from the coding sequence ATGGACACCCCGGCCCAGCGCTGGACGACCGAACGGTTCCAACTGGGGGAAGGGCTGCGGTGGACGCCGTCTGGCCTGGTCGGCGTCGACATCCTCACCGGCCGCCTGCTCGCCCTGGACACCGAGGCGCCGGTCCGCCCGGTGCGCATCCTGGCGCAGCTCGACGGCCCGCTGGGCGCCGTCGCCCCCGTCCGCGGCGCGGCGGGGAGGTTCATCGCCGCCACCGGCCCCGGAGTCGCGGTGCTCACCGTCGGCGCCGACCACGACCTGCAGGTCGAGTGGCTGGCGCGGCCCGAAGACGGCGCGCCCACGGCGATGCGCATGAACGACGGCTGCTGCGACCCAGCGGGCCGCTTCTGGGCCGGGTCGATGGCCTACGACGAGACCGAACACGCCGGCGCGCTGTACCGGGTCGATCCCGACCGCGGCGTCCACCGCGTACTGGAGGGCTACACCGTGCCCAACGGACCCGCGTTCTCGCCGGACGGAGGGCTCATGTACCTCGCCGACAGCGCCGACGGCCGCATCGACGCCTACACGGTGACCGCCGACGGCGACCTCGACGGCGGCCGGGTCTTCGCCCGCGTGTCCGAAGGCGGCCCCGACGGTATGCAGGTGGACGCGGCCGGCCACCTGTGGGCGGCCGTCTGGGGCGCTTCGCGCGTCCACCGCTACACTCCCGACGGGAGACTGGACCGGGTGATCGCCCTGCCCGCCGCGCAGCCCACCAGCGTGTGCGTGGTCGGCGCCGAGACGCCGCACCTGTTCGTCTCCTCCGCCGCAATCGGCCTGGAACCGGGCGGTGAGCACGACGGGGCGGTGTACCGCGCGGCCGTAGACGTCCCCGCGCCGCCCGCGGCCGCTTTCGGGGCGCCGTCGTGA
- a CDS encoding SsgA family sporulation/cell division regulator gives MNSSGTTATAELGLRLVVPDRTAVPLVARLDYTADDPYAIKVAFHTGEDEPVEWIFARELLTVGIVRPAGDGDVRVWPEAGDGERTINIALSSPFGQAQFDAEVTPLAEFLHRTYEIVPAGQEGDYVDLDAEIERHLQA, from the coding sequence ATGAACAGTAGCGGCACCACTGCCACCGCCGAGCTGGGCCTTCGGCTCGTGGTCCCCGACCGCACGGCGGTCCCCCTGGTCGCTCGGCTGGACTACACGGCCGACGACCCGTACGCGATCAAGGTCGCCTTCCACACCGGCGAGGACGAGCCCGTCGAGTGGATCTTCGCGCGCGAACTGCTGACCGTTGGCATCGTGCGTCCGGCAGGCGACGGCGACGTCCGCGTCTGGCCCGAGGCCGGGGACGGCGAGCGCACCATCAACATCGCGCTGTCCTCGCCCTTCGGGCAGGCGCAGTTCGACGCCGAGGTGACGCCGCTGGCGGAGTTCCTGCACCGCACCTACGAGATCGTGCCGGCCGGCCAGGAGGGCGACTACGTCGACCTGGACGCCGAGATCGAGCGCCACCTGCAGGCATAG
- the dgoD gene encoding galactonate dehydratase has translation MRITRIETFLVAPRWLLCRVDTDEGLVGWGEPVVEGRAETVRAAVHEMADLLVGEDPAPIEHHWQRLTKAAFYRGGPILSSAVAGLDQALWDIAGKRLGMPVHRLLGGPVRDRVRVYGWVGGDDPGRLREAVAARVESGLTAVKMNAAGTVSRSPTVREIDGVVERLAEVRSVLGDDRDVAVDFHGRFTAAAARRVLPLLEPLRPMFAEEPVLPEFGHLLDGVVGAGPVPIAVGERLYSRGEFLPALQAGIAVAQPDLSHAGGISEVRRIAALAETYDALLAPHCPLGPVALAASLQVAFATPNFLIQEQSIGIHYNTDAELLDYVLDTGVFAFPDGHMHRTDAPGLGVRIDEDAVRAADRAGHRWRPPVWSHADGSFAEW, from the coding sequence ATGAGGATCACCCGAATCGAGACGTTCCTGGTCGCGCCGCGCTGGCTGCTGTGCCGCGTGGACACCGACGAGGGCCTTGTCGGGTGGGGCGAACCCGTGGTGGAGGGCCGGGCCGAGACGGTTCGCGCCGCCGTGCACGAGATGGCCGACCTGCTCGTGGGCGAGGACCCGGCTCCGATCGAACACCACTGGCAGCGCCTGACCAAGGCCGCCTTCTACCGGGGCGGACCGATCCTCTCCAGTGCGGTGGCAGGGCTCGACCAGGCGCTGTGGGACATCGCCGGCAAGCGGCTGGGCATGCCGGTGCACCGGCTGCTGGGCGGGCCCGTCCGCGACCGCGTGCGTGTCTACGGCTGGGTCGGCGGCGACGATCCCGGGCGGCTGCGCGAAGCGGTGGCGGCCCGCGTGGAGTCCGGGCTGACCGCGGTGAAGATGAACGCGGCCGGGACGGTGAGCCGCTCGCCGACCGTCCGCGAGATCGACGGCGTAGTGGAACGCCTTGCCGAGGTCCGCTCGGTCCTGGGGGACGACCGCGACGTGGCCGTGGACTTCCACGGCCGGTTCACCGCCGCCGCGGCCCGGCGCGTCCTGCCGCTGCTGGAGCCGCTGCGGCCGATGTTCGCCGAGGAGCCGGTGCTGCCCGAGTTCGGGCACCTGCTCGACGGTGTGGTCGGCGCCGGCCCCGTGCCCATCGCCGTCGGCGAACGCCTCTACTCCCGCGGCGAGTTCCTCCCGGCGCTGCAAGCGGGTATCGCGGTGGCCCAGCCCGACCTGTCCCACGCCGGCGGCATCTCCGAGGTTCGGCGCATCGCCGCCCTCGCCGAGACCTACGACGCCCTGCTCGCACCGCACTGCCCCCTCGGCCCGGTCGCGCTGGCGGCGAGCCTCCAGGTCGCCTTCGCCACCCCCAACTTCCTCATCCAGGAGCAGAGCATCGGCATCCACTACAACACCGACGCCGAACTCCTCGACTACGTTCTGGACACGGGGGTCTTCGCCTTCCCCGACGGGCACATGCACCGCACCGACGCGCCGGGCCTGGGCGTGCGCATCGACGAGGACGCCGTGCGCGCCGCCGACCGCGCCGGCCACCGGTGGCGCCCTCCGGTGTGGAGCCACGCCGACGGATCGTTCGCCGAATGGTAG
- a CDS encoding SDR family NAD(P)-dependent oxidoreductase — protein MAHTRHAGTTAVVTGAAQGIGEAAARRLAAEGAAVVMTDLSAEVDEAAERVRAGGGRAVAVRADAADEAQWAEVVRTARSEFGPVTALVSNAYTVEIAPLHATSAASWEHQLAVNLTGAFLGVRACLADLAEHGGAVVLVSSVHAWFGLPGRPAYAATKGGLTSLARQLAVEYGPRVRVNCVLPGPVLTAAWEGVDDEDRRDSVAQTAAGRFGEPDEVASAVSFLASAEASFITGVSLPVDGGWSIYKASS, from the coding sequence ATGGCACACACACGACACGCCGGGACCACCGCCGTGGTCACCGGCGCGGCCCAGGGCATCGGCGAGGCCGCCGCCCGCCGCCTGGCCGCCGAGGGCGCCGCGGTGGTGATGACCGACCTGTCCGCGGAAGTGGACGAAGCGGCCGAGCGCGTCCGCGCGGGTGGCGGGCGCGCGGTGGCGGTGCGCGCCGACGCCGCCGACGAGGCGCAGTGGGCGGAGGTCGTCCGCACCGCCCGATCCGAGTTCGGCCCGGTCACCGCGCTGGTCTCCAACGCCTACACCGTCGAGATCGCGCCACTGCACGCGACCTCGGCGGCCTCGTGGGAGCACCAGCTGGCGGTCAACCTCACCGGCGCGTTCCTGGGCGTGCGGGCATGCCTGGCGGACCTTGCCGAACACGGCGGGGCGGTGGTGCTGGTCTCCTCGGTGCACGCCTGGTTCGGCCTGCCCGGGCGGCCCGCCTACGCCGCCACCAAGGGCGGACTCACCTCGCTGGCCCGGCAGCTGGCGGTGGAGTACGGGCCGCGGGTGCGCGTCAACTGCGTGCTGCCCGGCCCCGTCCTCACCGCGGCCTGGGAAGGCGTCGACGACGAGGACCGCCGCGACAGCGTCGCCCAGACCGCCGCCGGGCGCTTCGGGGAGCCCGACGAGGTCGCCTCCGCGGTGTCGTTCCTGGCGTCCGCCGAGGCGTCCTTCATCACCGGAGTGAGCCTGCCGGTCGATGGAGGGTGGAGTATCTACAAGGCATCGTCGTGA
- a CDS encoding aminotransferase class IV, with amino-acid sequence MRIWIAGAGFGRGRVVDESEAVIPVLDHGITVGDGVFETVKGVAQEPFALTRHLHRLARSAAGLGLPAPDLDLIAGGVREALDANPGIELARVRITVTAGAGPLGSERTPHELTCVVAVGPLTPAAPTVDVAVVPWTRNENGALAGLKTTSYAENVLALDHARRRGAGEAVFANTAGNLCEGTGSNVFVVLDGDLVTPPLSAGPLAGITRELVLEWAGGTEADIAMSDLERVSEAFLTSSGRDVQPIRAVDGRELPAAPGPVTRKTMDVFTERGASDIDP; translated from the coding sequence ATGCGGATCTGGATCGCAGGCGCAGGATTCGGCCGGGGCCGGGTCGTCGACGAGAGCGAGGCCGTTATCCCCGTCCTGGACCACGGCATCACCGTGGGAGACGGCGTATTCGAGACGGTCAAGGGTGTGGCCCAGGAGCCGTTCGCGCTCACCCGGCACCTGCACCGGCTGGCCCGCTCGGCTGCCGGGCTGGGCCTGCCTGCGCCCGACCTCGACCTCATCGCAGGCGGTGTGCGCGAGGCGCTCGACGCCAACCCCGGCATCGAGCTGGCGCGGGTGCGCATCACGGTGACCGCGGGCGCGGGCCCGCTGGGCTCGGAGCGTACGCCCCACGAGCTGACGTGCGTGGTGGCCGTGGGGCCGCTCACCCCCGCCGCGCCGACCGTCGACGTCGCCGTGGTGCCCTGGACGCGCAATGAGAACGGCGCACTGGCGGGACTGAAGACGACCTCCTACGCGGAGAACGTCCTCGCCCTCGACCACGCGCGGCGGCGCGGTGCCGGCGAGGCGGTCTTCGCCAATACCGCGGGCAACCTGTGCGAAGGCACGGGAAGCAACGTCTTCGTCGTCCTGGACGGTGACCTCGTCACTCCGCCGCTGTCGGCGGGCCCCCTGGCGGGCATCACCCGCGAGCTGGTCCTGGAATGGGCCGGGGGCACCGAGGCCGACATCGCCATGTCCGACCTCGAACGGGTTTCGGAGGCGTTCCTGACGTCCTCCGGCCGAGACGTGCAGCCGATCCGCGCCGTCGACGGCCGGGAGTTGCCCGCGGCGCCGGGGCCGGTGACCCGCAAGACCATGGACGTCTTCACCGAGCGCGGGGCCTCCGACATCGATCCCTGA
- a CDS encoding sugar kinase, translated as MTGPVVCVGETMALLVPTTARPLDSAPHLAVTAAGAESNVACTLAGLGHPAAWVSAVGEDPFGRVVVRSVAERGVDVSGVRVDSDRPTGLFAKDPAPAGSTVHYYRAGSAASALGVETVHAPPVRDAAVVHLSGVTPALSPACDALSERLLADPDLTVSFDVNHRARLWRPGRAAERLLELARLADVVLVGRDEAEELWGTATPSRIRALLPDVPQLVVKDAEHGATEFRAEETTRVPSPAVGVVEPVGAGDAFAAGYLAGGLRGLDAAGRLRLGHLCAGRVLRVTGDLADPPRAGEWDAALACPDEDWGEAAAALLSVRSGDDEEEEAWTTAERRR; from the coding sequence GTGACCGGCCCGGTGGTGTGCGTCGGCGAGACCATGGCCCTGCTGGTCCCGACCACGGCGCGGCCGCTCGACTCCGCGCCGCACCTGGCCGTGACGGCGGCGGGCGCCGAGTCCAACGTCGCCTGCACCCTGGCCGGGCTCGGCCACCCGGCGGCTTGGGTCAGCGCGGTGGGAGAGGACCCCTTCGGCCGGGTGGTCGTCCGCAGCGTGGCCGAGCGCGGCGTGGACGTCTCGGGCGTCCGCGTCGACTCCGACCGCCCCACCGGCCTCTTCGCCAAGGACCCCGCACCGGCGGGCAGCACCGTCCACTACTACCGCGCCGGGTCGGCGGCCTCGGCTCTCGGCGTCGAGACGGTGCACGCGCCGCCGGTGCGCGACGCGGCGGTGGTGCACCTGTCCGGTGTCACCCCGGCGCTGTCGCCGGCCTGCGACGCGCTGTCCGAGCGGCTGCTCGCCGACCCCGACCTGACCGTGAGCTTCGACGTCAACCACCGCGCCCGCCTGTGGCGGCCGGGCCGGGCCGCCGAGCGGCTGCTGGAGCTGGCGCGGCTCGCCGACGTGGTGCTGGTCGGCCGCGACGAGGCCGAGGAGCTGTGGGGTACCGCCACCCCTTCCCGGATCCGAGCGCTGCTCCCGGACGTCCCGCAGCTGGTGGTCAAGGACGCCGAGCACGGCGCGACCGAGTTCCGCGCGGAGGAGACGACCCGCGTGCCCTCGCCGGCGGTCGGGGTGGTCGAACCGGTCGGCGCCGGCGACGCCTTCGCCGCGGGCTACCTGGCGGGCGGCCTGCGCGGATTGGACGCGGCGGGCCGCCTGCGCCTGGGCCATCTGTGCGCCGGGCGGGTCCTGCGCGTGACGGGCGATCTCGCCGACCCGCCGCGCGCGGGGGAGTGGGACGCCGCACTGGCGTGCCCGGACGAGGACTGGGGCGAGGCGGCAGCGGCGCTGCTGTCGGTGCGGTCCGGCGACGACGAGGAGGAGGAAGCGTGGACGACGGCGGAAAGGCGGCGATGA
- a CDS encoding DUF4380 domain-containing protein, with amino-acid sequence MSAPVRVMRDGDGPDERIVLDTGVLRLTAAPGLGGRVLSLRLAGREFLYRNPRLLDADLQARPGVRLGPVEGPMSAWNNVGGDKTWPAPQGWNGPGEWAGPPDPVLDSGAYAARVDTAPEGAAVLTMTSGEDPRTGLWLRRRVSVAPGASGYRMELEAVNTSDTVRTWALWNVTQLDGEAPADRTGGVYVDVSGDGPHTVPLVAGDATPSVVEHAPGVLRVPAQDVVGKVGFPTAAGRISHVSGAGTLTQTFTPVDGRYPDEGSRAEVWLECPLERPLAHLGGLRPVDRVVECEVLGPLTDLAPGAGMSLAVGVELAAPHA; translated from the coding sequence GTGAGCGCGCCCGTGCGCGTCATGCGCGACGGGGACGGCCCCGACGAGCGGATCGTCCTCGACACCGGTGTGCTGCGCCTGACCGCCGCCCCGGGCCTGGGTGGGCGCGTGCTGTCGCTGCGCCTCGCGGGCCGGGAGTTCCTCTACCGCAACCCGCGGCTTTTGGACGCGGATCTGCAGGCGCGGCCGGGCGTCCGGCTGGGGCCGGTCGAGGGGCCCATGAGCGCGTGGAACAACGTCGGCGGCGACAAGACCTGGCCCGCGCCCCAAGGCTGGAACGGTCCCGGGGAGTGGGCGGGCCCGCCCGACCCGGTCCTCGATTCGGGCGCCTATGCGGCACGGGTCGACACAGCCCCCGAGGGCGCCGCCGTGCTCACCATGACCAGCGGCGAGGACCCGCGCACCGGGCTGTGGCTGCGCCGCCGGGTCAGCGTGGCGCCCGGCGCATCCGGCTACCGGATGGAACTCGAAGCGGTCAACACCTCCGATACCGTGCGCACCTGGGCGCTGTGGAACGTCACCCAGCTCGACGGAGAGGCTCCGGCGGACCGGACGGGCGGCGTCTACGTCGACGTCAGCGGCGACGGGCCGCACACCGTGCCATTGGTGGCCGGCGACGCCACCCCGAGCGTCGTCGAGCACGCTCCCGGTGTGCTGCGGGTGCCCGCCCAGGACGTGGTCGGCAAGGTCGGATTCCCCACGGCCGCGGGACGGATCAGCCACGTCTCCGGCGCGGGCACGCTCACCCAGACCTTCACCCCGGTCGACGGGCGCTACCCCGACGAGGGGTCGCGCGCCGAGGTGTGGCTGGAATGCCCGCTGGAGCGCCCGCTGGCGCACCTGGGCGGGCTGCGCCCCGTCGACCGGGTGGTCGAGTGCGAGGTGCTGGGGCCGCTCACCGACCTCGCCCCGGGGGCGGGCATGTCGCTGGCCGTCGGCGTCGAACTCGCCGCGCCGCACGCGTAA
- a CDS encoding roadblock/LC7 domain-containing protein produces MTSQSTAPGELSWLLDDLLTRAKGTRHAIVLSTDGLLMATSSRLDRSSAEHLAAITSGLHSLAIGASRQFSAGGIRQSIIEMDDAFLFVAAAGEGACMALLSDTECDVGLVAYEMNKVIERVGQYLSAPPRPDMPTSPAHVER; encoded by the coding sequence ATGACCTCACAGAGCACCGCCCCAGGCGAGTTGAGCTGGCTGCTCGACGACCTCCTCACGCGCGCGAAGGGCACCCGCCACGCCATCGTGCTGTCCACCGACGGTCTCCTCATGGCCACCTCCAGCCGCCTGGACCGCTCCAGCGCCGAGCACCTGGCCGCCATCACCTCCGGCCTGCACAGCCTCGCGATCGGAGCCAGCAGGCAGTTCAGCGCCGGCGGCATCCGGCAGAGCATCATCGAGATGGACGACGCCTTCCTCTTCGTCGCCGCCGCGGGCGAGGGCGCGTGCATGGCGCTGCTCTCCGACACCGAGTGCGACGTGGGCCTGGTCGCCTACGAGATGAACAAGGTCATCGAGCGCGTCGGCCAGTACCTCTCGGCCCCGCCCCGGCCCGACATGCCCACCTCCCCCGCCCACGTCGAACGCTGA